The genomic window CTAAATTCGACAGCTTGACTGTAACTTTCGTGCCTACGTCAATCTGACTTTCTACCAAAATTTTTCCTTGATGTAAGTCTACACATCGCTTCACTACTGCCAGCCCTAAGCCGCTGCCATAAGTCTCCTGAACATTCTTGCCTCGACTAAACAGGCTGTAGAGGTTCTGTTGGTCTTCTAAAGAAATCCCAACGCCCTCATCTCGAATCTCAAATGTGGCAGCGTAGGGTTCGCAAATCATCAAGAAATAAACAGTACTTTGAGGGTGAGAATATTTGAGAGCATTTGAGAGCAAATTACTCAAAATAGAGTACAACAGCTTTTCATCAACCATGGCATGAGTGCTTTGCCCTTTTTTGCTAAACTGAATCACTCTTTGAATTTCACCAAAGGTTTGGAAATCTTCAATTAAGTTGAGGCAAAAGGACTGCATTTCCAAAGATACAGGGTTAAACTCCATCTTTCCAGCATCTGCCCTCGCCACCGTCAACAGGTCGTTAAGTTGCTGGTTCATTAGCTTGGCAGACGATTGAATGCGGGTTAAATTTTTGAGCTTGCTAGGTTCTATGATAGGTTTCAGACTTTCCTTCAGCAGTTGCACAGAACCGCTAATCAGGCTCAACGGAGTCCGAAACTCGTGGGAGAGCATTGAAAAAAATTGTAGCTTCAGTTCATTGAGTTCGTTGCGCTGTGCCATTTGGCGTTGCCGAGCTTCATCGGTTTCTCGTCGAAATTTTTGGCGGAGCAGAATGATGTATATCCCCAGCAAAATGAGGAAGGTGAGCGCGTTTCCAAGCCATTCAATGAGGAGGCGCGATCGCAATGAGAGTTGGGCTTCAGTTCGTTGAACCTGCATCGACTGCTCTTTTTCAAGTCGCAACTTCTCTAACAGTTGGTTAATTGATTGTCGAGTCTGTCGAGATTTAACAATGAGGGGATTTTCTGAAGAAGGCTCGATCTGGCGTTGTTCAAATGCTTCAATCGACTGCTGAAAGAGGCTGAGTTGCTGCTTGATCAGTAAATTCAATAGATCAAGCTTTTGGCGATCTTCTGGCTCGGTCAAAGCTATTTTGAGGCTAGCAATTCTAGGTTGCAGCGCTTGGACTGCTAGGATATAGCGCTTTCGTTCAGTGGCATCGCCAAACAAGAAATAGCCCCGTCTTGCGGACTCTGCATCCACTAAGTTAGCCTCAACTGCGTCGAGCAGCCTCAGGGTTACATAAGCTTGCTCAACCTGGCTATTGTCCTCCGTTAGCTGTGTTGCGTTTTGGTAAGACACCATGCTCAAGCCTCCCATGAGCGCTAACGCTAAACTATACCCAATAGTTGTTTTTTTGCCGTCGAGGGAATATTTCCAGTAGATCTGTGAGGCTAATCTTTTGGCTTGAGCAAATAACGACATAACGCTCTAGACTTCAGCAAATGATGAAAGTTAATTTCAAACAACCCTGATTGAGGGTAAGTAGGATTAAGAGTACGTAACTACGATTGTCTGCGACATTGAATCGTCTATGACGTTATTGAGTAGAGCAAAATCTGCTCATGGATGTGTGAACAGTGGAGAGTTTCCATGCGGGTTTTAATTGTTGAAGATGATGTGCAGATTGCAGATATGCTGGCGGAAGCACTAGGCAATCATCAGTATGTCGTAGATATTGCCAAAGATGGCGAAATGGCTTGGAACTGGATCGAAGTCTGCGAATATGACTTGATTTTGCTAGATGTGACCTTGCCTAAAATAAATGGCATCCGGCTTTGCCAAAAATTGCGCGATCGCCATTCTAATGTTCCTATCCTTATGCTGACTGCCCGCGATGCCCTCGAAGACAAAGTGCTGGGGCTAGATGCTGGTGCCGATGTATACATGGTTAAGCCCTTCGATCTTGAAGAACTAATGGCACAAATTCGGGCACTGTTGCGTCGAGGCAGCGCTGGGATGAACCCTGTCCTAAATTGGGAAGGTTTAAGTCTCAATCCCAGCACTTATGAAGTCTTATACGAGGGGCAACCCTTAAGCCTCACTCGCAAAGAGTTTACTCTTTTGGAGCTTTTGGTGACCAATGGACGGCGTGTCCTGAGTCGTCCCGGCATTATCGATCGGATGTGGTCGCTTGACGATGCTCCGACCGAAGATGCCGTCAAAGCCCACATCCGAACGCTCCGCCAAAAGCTCCGAGTAGTGGGCGCACCTGAAGATTTAATTGAAACTGTTCATGGGTTAGGCTATCGCATGAAGCAAAACTGACATGCCGATCCTATTCAAACCTCTCG from Timaviella obliquedivisa GSE-PSE-MK23-08B includes these protein-coding regions:
- a CDS encoding response regulator transcription factor, with the protein product MRVLIVEDDVQIADMLAEALGNHQYVVDIAKDGEMAWNWIEVCEYDLILLDVTLPKINGIRLCQKLRDRHSNVPILMLTARDALEDKVLGLDAGADVYMVKPFDLEELMAQIRALLRRGSAGMNPVLNWEGLSLNPSTYEVLYEGQPLSLTRKEFTLLELLVTNGRRVLSRPGIIDRMWSLDDAPTEDAVKAHIRTLRQKLRVVGAPEDLIETVHGLGYRMKQN
- a CDS encoding CHASE3 domain-containing protein, with the protein product MSLFAQAKRLASQIYWKYSLDGKKTTIGYSLALALMGGLSMVSYQNATQLTEDNSQVEQAYVTLRLLDAVEANLVDAESARRGYFLFGDATERKRYILAVQALQPRIASLKIALTEPEDRQKLDLLNLLIKQQLSLFQQSIEAFEQRQIEPSSENPLIVKSRQTRQSINQLLEKLRLEKEQSMQVQRTEAQLSLRSRLLIEWLGNALTFLILLGIYIILLRQKFRRETDEARQRQMAQRNELNELKLQFFSMLSHEFRTPLSLISGSVQLLKESLKPIIEPSKLKNLTRIQSSAKLMNQQLNDLLTVARADAGKMEFNPVSLEMQSFCLNLIEDFQTFGEIQRVIQFSKKGQSTHAMVDEKLLYSILSNLLSNALKYSHPQSTVYFLMICEPYAATFEIRDEGVGISLEDQQNLYSLFSRGKNVQETYGSGLGLAVVKRCVDLHQGKILVESQIDVGTKVTVKLSNLGYLS